In one Natronomonas pharaonis DSM 2160 genomic region, the following are encoded:
- a CDS encoding cryptochrome/deoxyribodipyrimidine photo-lyase family protein produces MRDRRAADADNPADTDSLDSAVSATSPQAAVVPTPSEVHGTDNATGYVVWHRKHLRTADQLALTRAVSGGDVVCPLLVFDPAFYGDGGLACDARIRFFHEAVASLDRLYAAAPAPTVTRTAEAPRERLAATTPLSLNETREDDRTAEDSLSGASSPGLTIGYGSPPTVLQRFANKGWTILTMATPTSRYGKRRDDRVRDVCGNSIEFISGDGLVRGQEWSRTNWQTHVETWLNEAPHTPAWSTADTTQFVLETGITPAAIDAAFDISPSKTLVPTGTHRRAAERLRSFVERIHSYPGNISAPQDAREASSGLSPYLNFGLLSVRQVYQSVSEQAPECRGRQMFTDRLVWNLHYNQKLVDWPGWTDTAVNPVFEDFNRDHHDPELVQAWKGGETGFPMVDAAMRCLRQTGWLNFRMRAMCASFFVHILQQPWWIGADWYHHHLIDSDVGINYTQWQSQAGTIGKPVQRVYNPRKQVRDHDPDGDWICRWLPELAPLPNTFLDRPERTPLAVQTDCGVTIGDDYPRPVVDFDARREAFWSRYERHHPAAARQLARPEIAKRASFSGGYDAAKSIAAEYGDSAEDSAADMQLSLSDAASLDEAADAAEDEMGGDGTDES; encoded by the coding sequence ATGCGCGACAGACGGGCCGCCGACGCTGACAACCCAGCGGATACCGACAGTCTTGATTCCGCTGTCAGCGCTACGTCCCCGCAAGCGGCGGTGGTACCAACACCAAGCGAGGTCCACGGAACAGACAACGCAACCGGCTACGTCGTCTGGCATCGAAAGCACCTCCGGACTGCCGACCAGCTGGCGCTCACGCGGGCGGTTTCCGGAGGTGATGTCGTCTGCCCGCTGTTGGTTTTCGATCCAGCATTCTACGGTGACGGTGGGCTTGCGTGCGACGCTCGGATTCGGTTCTTTCATGAGGCGGTCGCGAGCCTTGACCGGCTCTATGCCGCAGCGCCGGCACCGACGGTCACACGAACAGCCGAGGCCCCCCGAGAGCGGCTGGCTGCGACAACGCCGCTGTCACTGAACGAGACTCGAGAGGACGACCGCACGGCCGAAGACTCACTTTCCGGCGCATCCTCCCCCGGCCTAACTATCGGATACGGTTCTCCGCCAACAGTGCTTCAGCGGTTTGCGAACAAAGGATGGACGATCCTGACGATGGCGACTCCAACCAGTCGGTATGGCAAGCGCCGGGACGACCGTGTTCGGGATGTCTGTGGGAATAGCATCGAGTTCATCTCAGGTGACGGCCTTGTCCGTGGACAGGAATGGTCTCGGACCAACTGGCAGACACACGTCGAAACGTGGCTCAACGAGGCCCCGCATACTCCGGCGTGGAGTACCGCCGACACAACGCAATTCGTACTCGAAACGGGTATCACGCCGGCCGCAATCGATGCTGCATTCGACATTTCGCCCTCGAAAACCTTGGTTCCGACCGGTACGCACCGCCGGGCAGCCGAACGGCTGCGTTCGTTCGTCGAACGGATACACTCCTATCCGGGGAACATCTCTGCGCCACAGGATGCCAGAGAAGCGTCCAGCGGCCTGTCGCCGTATCTCAATTTCGGCCTGCTTTCCGTCCGGCAGGTGTATCAGTCGGTAAGCGAGCAGGCTCCGGAGTGTCGGGGCCGGCAGATGTTCACCGACCGATTGGTCTGGAATCTCCACTACAACCAGAAGCTGGTCGATTGGCCGGGATGGACCGACACAGCAGTCAACCCAGTTTTCGAGGACTTCAACCGCGACCACCACGACCCGGAGTTGGTTCAGGCATGGAAAGGCGGTGAGACGGGCTTCCCCATGGTTGATGCGGCGATGCGGTGTCTGCGACAGACCGGCTGGCTCAACTTTCGGATGCGAGCGATGTGTGCGTCCTTTTTCGTGCATATCCTCCAGCAGCCGTGGTGGATCGGCGCTGACTGGTACCACCATCACCTTATCGACAGCGACGTCGGAATCAACTACACGCAGTGGCAAAGCCAAGCGGGAACGATCGGCAAACCCGTCCAGCGAGTATACAACCCACGCAAGCAGGTCCGCGATCACGACCCCGACGGCGACTGGATCTGCAGGTGGCTCCCCGAACTGGCCCCGCTCCCAAACACGTTTCTTGACCGGCCCGAGCGAACACCGCTGGCAGTACAGACCGACTGTGGTGTCACCATCGGCGACGACTATCCGCGTCCAGTCGTCGATTTTGACGCTCGCCGTGAGGCGTTCTGGTCACGGTACGAACGGCACCACCCAGCCGCTGCTCGCCAGCTTGCGCGCCCGGAAATCGCAAAACGAGCATCGTTTTCTGGTGGATACGACGCTGCGAAATCCATCGCGGCCGAGTACGGAGACAGCGCCGAAGACAGCGCTGCCGACATGCAGCTTTCACTTTCCGACGCTGCCAGTCTGGATGAGGCAGCAGATGCAGCCGAAGACGAGATGGGTGGGGACGGGACGGACGAGTCTTAG
- a CDS encoding isocitrate lyase/PEP mutase family protein, with product MTEYGRQLRKQLDGDDQLVCPGVHDPLTAAVADTVGFDAIYMTGYGTSLSATGYPDAGFITMPEMISNAANIQERISVPLVADADNGYGNATNVVRTVREYIKAGVGAIHIEDQTFPKRCGHTEGRQVIPREEAVGKIQAAAEVRTERAEEFVLIARTDARGTGDGSLEEAIIRANAFLDAGADVAFVEGPTDESELQRIGAEVEGPLLYNFVGDLGTSPYVDLGTLEELGFEMVIFPIAATLATIASVHQNLQAFAEDPVDAMRQIDTQFNEQDIGSLHEFSGFPEVIEWEQRYLPDEDREKYEGSLGDSIQ from the coding sequence ATGACTGAGTACGGACGACAGCTCCGCAAGCAGCTCGACGGGGACGACCAGTTGGTCTGTCCGGGTGTTCACGACCCGCTCACAGCGGCCGTCGCGGATACGGTCGGTTTCGATGCGATCTACATGACTGGATACGGGACATCGCTGTCGGCGACCGGCTACCCGGATGCTGGATTCATTACGATGCCGGAGATGATATCCAACGCCGCAAACATCCAAGAGCGGATTTCCGTCCCGCTGGTCGCAGATGCGGACAACGGGTACGGGAACGCGACGAACGTCGTACGGACCGTTCGCGAGTATATCAAAGCCGGTGTCGGGGCGATACACATCGAAGACCAGACCTTCCCAAAGCGGTGCGGGCACACGGAAGGGAGACAGGTTATCCCACGTGAGGAAGCCGTTGGGAAGATACAAGCCGCTGCCGAAGTCCGCACGGAGCGCGCCGAAGAGTTCGTACTTATCGCTCGCACTGACGCCCGGGGGACCGGTGACGGCTCGCTCGAAGAAGCCATCATCAGAGCGAATGCGTTCCTCGATGCTGGGGCAGACGTTGCTTTTGTCGAAGGACCGACCGACGAGTCAGAGCTGCAGCGTATCGGTGCTGAAGTTGAGGGGCCGCTCCTCTACAACTTCGTTGGGGACCTCGGTACCTCACCGTACGTCGACCTCGGGACGCTCGAGGAGCTCGGGTTCGAGATGGTCATCTTCCCGATTGCAGCGACGCTTGCGACGATAGCGAGTGTCCATCAGAACCTGCAGGCGTTTGCTGAGGACCCGGTCGATGCGATGCGACAAATCGACACCCAGTTCAACGAGCAGGATATCGGGAGCCTCCACGAGTTCTCTGGGTTCCCGGAAGTCATTGAGTGGGAGCAACGCTATCTCCCCGACGAGGACCGCGAAAAGTACGAGGGGTCGCTCGGGGACTCCATACAGTGA
- a CDS encoding isochorismatase family protein — protein sequence MDWPDEFEMSDDQSGFGSSVGLGERPALVVIDLINAFTDPETELGSDVGGVLEQTERLLAAFRENDLPRYFTTVAFEESYGDAGRFIEKVPALRELQLGTEAVEVDDSVAPAGDERVILKKYASAFFGTDLETELTTNRVDTLVLAGVTTSGCVRATAVDSLQHGYRTIVPADAVGDRAEGPHRANLFDIDQKYGDVVETDDVLAELE from the coding sequence ATGGATTGGCCAGACGAGTTCGAGATGTCCGACGACCAGTCGGGGTTCGGCTCCAGCGTCGGCCTCGGCGAGCGGCCGGCACTGGTCGTTATCGACCTGATTAACGCGTTTACTGACCCAGAAACGGAACTCGGGTCAGACGTGGGGGGCGTGCTCGAACAGACCGAGCGGTTGCTGGCTGCGTTCCGAGAAAACGACCTGCCACGGTACTTCACGACAGTCGCCTTCGAGGAGTCCTATGGCGATGCTGGACGGTTCATCGAGAAGGTACCTGCCCTCCGGGAACTTCAGCTCGGCACGGAGGCAGTCGAGGTCGACGACAGCGTTGCGCCAGCCGGCGACGAACGAGTCATCCTCAAAAAGTACGCCAGCGCGTTCTTCGGCACTGACCTCGAAACTGAGCTGACGACCAACCGCGTCGATACGCTCGTGCTCGCCGGCGTCACCACCAGCGGCTGTGTCCGCGCGACAGCCGTCGACAGTCTCCAGCACGGCTACCGAACCATCGTGCCGGCCGACGCTGTCGGCGACCGTGCCGAAGGACCGCACAGAGCGAACCTCTTTGACATCGACCAGAAGTACGGTGATGTCGTCGAAACCGACGATGTGCTTGCTGAATTAGAATGA
- a CDS encoding hydantoinase/oxoprolinase family protein, with translation MTHNLGVDVGGTFTDVIVFDESTHELTIDKVLSTPSNPSEGVIHGVEEATEKAGTTVAELDLLFHGTTVVTNMLLEETGSRVGLITSAGHEDILHLARAWTPGPLYGWMDMEKPDPLADLVDTRGIGGSISSPDGEEAKPLDETEVRSAVRELEAAGVESLTVALLNSYLNPAHEERVREIVNEEAPELPVSISSEIVPEYGEYERTLTTVINDYARPKVIEYLDDLDASLAEAGSEATMNVVRSDGGLMSSQAAKERPVELALSGPSGGVVGAATIASKKGVPDVLTLDMGGTSTDVSLVESGTPETTRQTKVGYREFKSRSVDVNTVGAGGGSIARVQLNGSLQVGPESAGADPGPACYGQGGDEPTVTDANVVLGRIPPSVQLGGRMDLDRDAARDAVATIAEERGTSVEEAAQAILDIVNENMYGALRVVSVERGYDPREFGLVAFGGAGPMHANALADVMDAYPLVIPPGPGVMSAFGFLTSDVQNEFSETYLKTDTETSGADVYEEFQTLRDDAVSWLADEGVAEDDHRFDYFAECRYYRQDIQMSIPVDVERLQDEAGLAAIKDDFETRHDRQFGFTLDAPLEIANLRVIGKGTVQGVTIDEQEPTATDPSTAAIATNDVYFDGASYETVVYDRGKLAPGHEIDGPAVIIDDDSTVVVQPNHVASIDRYSNIEITRGDAK, from the coding sequence ATGACACACAACCTCGGCGTAGACGTCGGCGGAACCTTCACCGACGTTATCGTATTCGACGAATCGACTCACGAGTTGACAATTGATAAGGTGCTGTCAACCCCGTCAAACCCGTCTGAAGGCGTTATTCACGGTGTCGAAGAGGCGACCGAGAAGGCAGGAACAACGGTCGCCGAGCTCGACTTGCTGTTCCACGGCACGACGGTGGTGACGAATATGCTCCTCGAAGAGACGGGGTCGCGTGTCGGACTTATCACGTCGGCGGGCCACGAGGATATCCTTCATCTCGCCAGAGCATGGACGCCGGGGCCGCTGTACGGCTGGATGGATATGGAAAAGCCGGACCCGCTCGCAGACCTCGTCGACACGCGAGGAATCGGCGGCAGTATCAGTTCGCCGGATGGCGAGGAGGCGAAGCCGCTCGACGAGACAGAAGTCCGGTCGGCAGTTCGCGAGCTTGAGGCCGCCGGCGTCGAGTCGCTGACAGTCGCGCTGCTGAACTCATATTTGAATCCGGCTCACGAGGAACGCGTTCGAGAGATTGTCAACGAGGAAGCGCCGGAGCTTCCGGTGTCAATTTCGTCCGAAATCGTTCCTGAATACGGCGAATACGAGCGTACGCTGACGACTGTCATCAACGACTATGCCCGCCCGAAGGTCATTGAGTATCTCGATGACCTCGACGCGTCGCTGGCGGAGGCAGGGTCGGAAGCAACGATGAACGTCGTTCGCTCCGATGGAGGGCTGATGAGCTCACAGGCCGCAAAGGAACGGCCAGTTGAACTTGCCCTCTCCGGGCCGAGCGGCGGTGTCGTCGGTGCGGCGACGATCGCCTCGAAAAAAGGCGTTCCGGACGTTCTCACACTGGACATGGGCGGGACGTCGACGGACGTCTCGCTGGTCGAGAGCGGTACGCCGGAGACGACCCGGCAGACGAAGGTCGGATACCGCGAGTTCAAATCCCGGTCTGTCGACGTGAACACCGTCGGCGCCGGCGGTGGTTCGATTGCCAGAGTGCAGCTGAACGGGTCGCTGCAGGTCGGCCCCGAAAGCGCCGGGGCAGATCCCGGGCCGGCATGTTACGGGCAGGGCGGCGATGAGCCGACGGTTACGGATGCGAACGTCGTATTGGGTCGTATCCCCCCGTCGGTACAGCTGGGCGGACGGATGGACCTCGACAGGGATGCTGCCCGCGATGCCGTCGCGACGATTGCCGAGGAGCGCGGAACGTCGGTCGAAGAAGCCGCACAGGCGATTCTCGACATCGTCAACGAGAACATGTACGGCGCGCTCCGTGTCGTCTCCGTCGAGCGCGGGTACGATCCCCGCGAGTTCGGGCTTGTCGCCTTCGGCGGAGCCGGTCCGATGCACGCCAACGCGCTTGCCGACGTGATGGATGCCTATCCGTTGGTCATTCCCCCCGGCCCCGGCGTGATGTCGGCGTTTGGCTTTCTCACCTCGGATGTCCAAAACGAGTTCTCCGAAACGTACCTCAAAACCGACACCGAGACATCGGGGGCAGACGTCTACGAGGAGTTCCAGACGCTCCGTGACGACGCCGTGTCCTGGCTCGCCGACGAAGGGGTCGCTGAAGACGACCACCGGTTCGACTACTTCGCAGAGTGTCGCTACTATCGACAGGACATCCAGATGTCGATTCCCGTCGATGTCGAACGGCTCCAGGATGAAGCCGGGCTGGCAGCAATCAAAGACGACTTCGAGACACGACACGACCGGCAGTTCGGCTTCACGCTGGACGCACCGCTCGAAATCGCGAACCTCCGTGTCATCGGCAAGGGAACAGTACAGGGCGTTACTATCGACGAACAGGAGCCGACCGCCACAGACCCCAGTACGGCGGCCATCGCGACCAACGATGTCTATTTCGACGGCGCGAGCTACGAGACGGTCGTCTACGACCGGGGGAAACTCGCCCCCGGCCACGAAATCGACGGCCCGGCAGTTATCATCGACGACGACTCGACAGTCGTCGTCCAGCCGAACCACGTTGCGAGCATTGACCGCTACAGCAACATCGAGATTACCAGAGGTGATGCCAAATGA
- a CDS encoding helix-turn-helix domain-containing protein — protein MDGMFTATVHFTQHRECILRELTADVERPVPIEIEELQNGVVTFVLQAGSHADAFQTELEAADHVKHVKRLNEENLLVTKPSCGAYSAIYQNHGTLQRSNIVNGRQREYNILVFQRSDLKDIIADLREFGTVTLGRLEEFKTTDSPLTARQQEVVSEALTRGYYEWPREITSEELAAELDISRATLHEHLRKAEQTLLSSEVG, from the coding sequence ATGGACGGGATGTTCACCGCTACAGTCCACTTTACGCAACACCGGGAGTGTATCCTCCGTGAGCTAACCGCGGATGTCGAGCGCCCGGTCCCTATCGAAATCGAGGAGTTACAGAACGGGGTTGTTACGTTCGTTCTCCAGGCAGGTTCGCATGCCGACGCTTTTCAGACTGAACTCGAAGCGGCCGACCACGTCAAGCACGTCAAACGGCTCAACGAGGAGAACCTTCTCGTGACTAAGCCGTCCTGTGGAGCCTACTCAGCGATCTACCAGAACCACGGAACGCTCCAGCGGTCGAATATCGTCAACGGCCGCCAACGCGAGTACAACATTCTCGTTTTCCAGCGGTCGGATCTGAAAGACATCATCGCTGACCTCCGTGAGTTCGGGACGGTAACGCTCGGCCGGCTCGAGGAGTTCAAGACGACCGACTCACCGCTGACAGCACGGCAGCAGGAGGTAGTTAGCGAAGCCCTCACCCGCGGCTACTACGAGTGGCCCAGAGAGATAACAAGCGAAGAGCTGGCTGCCGAACTCGACATTAGCCGCGCGACACTTCACGAGCACCTTCGGAAAGCAGAGCAAACGCTGCTTTCTTCCGAAGTGGGTTAG
- a CDS encoding hydantoinase B/oxoprolinase family protein, with translation MSAETPDFVGEHDIDQTTLDIIESTLSNTRDEMDRVVETTAISPVIREQSDQFPLIADAQGRMIMGQFGSAIDTILDNAPFDRDELEDGDVIATNDPYMCAGAVSHTPDMLLLRPIFYEGDLVGFSSQWGNLMDVGGKTPGSMPVQAQTIFEEGMRLPPVKLYKAGEIDSELLQTFAHNTRLPEHAEADIKALAAGTKAAETRVHELCDRFGKETYMEGCDAILDRTREGMINLIHEFIPEGERYTFEDYVDDDGMGNGPIKLRLEIYREGDTVYLDWTGTDEQVPGTVNFLLNEKMFKMFTGVFLIMAFDPLLTFNDGYYDLFDVTLPEGSVVQPEFPAALGNRLPLMARQFDVLQATFSKLIDGFSVAGSYGTSPNLVYAGTDSEGNEFQMLEILYGGIPARPGGDGLDGHSWWPLFRTVPAEYQEAYYPLTIDEYSTRSDTGGAGEFRGGHGITKVYTFEEPGAITFQDDRAHTYPWGVDGGKHAQTSKKRLIRTDGTEEALPSKVENVPVEAGDKLVFSTAGGGGLGDPLERDPETVAVEVQRGLVSPDAAESEYGVVVTDDGTVDEAATEARRAERRESRDDPGAFDYGPLPDDEVLEEQIATERREFNDRHQ, from the coding sequence ATGAGCGCCGAAACCCCCGACTTCGTCGGTGAGCACGATATCGACCAGACAACGCTTGACATCATCGAGAGCACGCTCTCGAACACCCGCGACGAGATGGACCGTGTCGTCGAAACGACGGCCATCAGCCCCGTCATCCGCGAGCAGTCCGACCAGTTCCCACTCATCGCCGATGCGCAAGGTCGCATGATTATGGGACAGTTCGGCTCCGCAATCGATACGATACTCGACAACGCCCCGTTCGACCGTGACGAACTCGAAGACGGCGATGTCATCGCGACGAACGACCCCTACATGTGTGCCGGGGCGGTTTCTCACACGCCGGACATGCTGCTGCTGCGGCCGATCTTCTACGAAGGGGACCTCGTCGGGTTTTCCAGCCAGTGGGGCAACCTCATGGACGTCGGGGGAAAGACGCCCGGTAGCATGCCTGTTCAAGCCCAAACGATTTTCGAAGAGGGGATGCGACTACCGCCGGTCAAGCTCTACAAGGCTGGCGAGATCGACAGCGAGCTCCTCCAGACGTTTGCCCACAACACCCGGCTTCCGGAGCACGCCGAAGCAGACATCAAAGCACTGGCGGCCGGAACGAAAGCCGCCGAAACGCGTGTTCACGAACTCTGTGACCGGTTCGGCAAGGAGACGTACATGGAGGGCTGTGATGCGATTCTCGACCGAACCCGTGAGGGGATGATTAACCTCATCCACGAGTTCATCCCTGAAGGCGAGCGGTACACCTTCGAAGACTACGTCGACGACGACGGGATGGGCAACGGGCCGATAAAGCTCCGGCTCGAAATCTACCGCGAGGGGGATACGGTCTATCTCGACTGGACCGGCACCGACGAGCAGGTTCCGGGGACGGTGAACTTCCTGTTGAACGAGAAGATGTTCAAGATGTTCACCGGGGTGTTCCTGATTATGGCCTTTGACCCGCTGTTGACGTTCAACGACGGCTACTACGACCTCTTTGATGTGACGCTTCCGGAGGGGTCGGTCGTCCAGCCGGAGTTCCCAGCCGCACTCGGGAATAGACTGCCGTTGATGGCTCGGCAGTTTGACGTCCTGCAGGCGACGTTCTCGAAGCTCATCGACGGTTTCTCGGTGGCGGGGAGCTACGGGACCTCACCGAATCTCGTCTACGCCGGTACCGATTCCGAGGGCAACGAGTTCCAGATGCTCGAAATCCTGTACGGCGGGATTCCGGCCCGTCCCGGCGGCGACGGGCTTGATGGGCACTCGTGGTGGCCCCTGTTCCGTACCGTGCCCGCGGAGTACCAGGAAGCCTACTATCCCCTGACCATCGATGAGTATAGCACTCGATCCGATACCGGCGGCGCGGGCGAGTTCCGTGGTGGCCACGGCATCACGAAGGTCTACACGTTCGAAGAGCCGGGCGCTATCACCTTCCAAGACGACCGAGCGCACACGTACCCGTGGGGCGTCGACGGCGGCAAGCACGCCCAAACGAGCAAAAAGCGGCTCATTCGGACCGACGGAACTGAAGAAGCGCTCCCGTCGAAAGTCGAGAACGTCCCCGTCGAGGCTGGCGATAAACTCGTGTTCAGCACCGCTGGCGGCGGCGGCCTCGGGGACCCGCTCGAGCGCGATCCAGAGACGGTAGCCGTAGAAGTCCAACGCGGCCTCGTCTCCCCGGATGCCGCCGAGTCGGAGTACGGCGTCGTCGTTACCGATGACGGAACCGTCGATGAAGCAGCGACCGAAGCGCGTCGTGCTGAACGTCGCGAATCGCGCGACGACCCCGGCGCCTTCGATTACGGACCGCTTCCGGACGACGAGGTGCTCGAAGAGCAGATCGCCACCGAGCGACGCGAGTTCAACGACCGGCACCAATAA
- a CDS encoding acyltransferase: MTKRHVEVPVETQAAIDETIDYVDMRLSEDDTADAVAEILADLFGDSDVYEQYRAGESLPPMTRLRVRSYDPRNVLIETEHWAEQELSALQESKCLRYLWEGFDLSPLSNNLAFALPFRQTLADHLFAEAGDGLRLFSGIKIQCGHNIEMGDNVVVHNDVLLDDRGRLQIGDRVSVADRSHIHTHAHDTVDQSDVTNYETILDDDVRLGYGSMISAGCRIGENAMVGSGATTLGDVPPHHIAAGSPAKSVKIKPGWEAIADDPGPLVDNRERRQLPSDVPDSVDEFDEFNRNLSPPSES; this comes from the coding sequence ATGACCAAACGACATGTTGAGGTTCCGGTGGAGACGCAGGCGGCCATAGACGAAACCATCGACTATGTCGACATGCGACTCTCCGAAGACGACACCGCGGATGCAGTCGCAGAAATTCTCGCCGACCTATTCGGGGATAGTGACGTATACGAGCAGTACCGCGCCGGCGAGTCGCTACCGCCGATGACTCGCCTTCGGGTCCGGAGCTACGACCCCCGAAACGTGCTCATCGAGACCGAACACTGGGCCGAACAGGAGTTGTCGGCACTTCAAGAGTCGAAATGCCTCCGATATCTGTGGGAGGGGTTCGACCTGTCGCCGCTGTCGAACAACCTTGCCTTTGCGCTTCCCTTCCGACAGACGCTTGCAGACCACCTCTTCGCGGAGGCCGGTGATGGCCTTCGTCTGTTTTCCGGCATCAAAATCCAATGCGGGCACAACATCGAGATGGGCGACAACGTCGTCGTGCACAATGATGTCCTGCTTGACGACCGGGGGCGTCTGCAGATCGGCGACCGCGTGTCGGTTGCAGACCGGAGCCACATTCACACGCACGCTCACGATACTGTCGACCAGTCCGACGTGACGAACTACGAGACGATTCTTGACGATGACGTGCGGCTGGGATACGGGTCGATGATCAGTGCGGGCTGCCGTATCGGCGAGAATGCGATGGTCGGGTCGGGCGCAACGACGCTTGGGGATGTGCCGCCCCACCACATCGCCGCCGGCTCACCAGCCAAGAGCGTCAAAATAAAGCCTGGCTGGGAGGCCATCGCTGACGACCCCGGCCCGCTGGTCGACAACCGCGAGCGCCGACAGCTCCCGAGCGACGTGCCTGACTCGGTAGATGAGTTTGACGAATTCAACCGGAATCTCTCACCGCCCAGTGAGAGCTAG
- a CDS encoding RNA-guided endonuclease InsQ/TnpB family protein produces the protein MSNQGVTRTLKASISNHSQVCDDLDSHGFAASKLWNVGRWTISRVWDAIGHIPDADELCSYLKSHERYADLHSQSSQRVLQELGEAFVSWYEQDDPDANPPGYRKHGDDHPRSTVTWKNQGFKLDTQYNRVRLSKGTNMKESRYAADYILCEYTLQTDEQTLNAVESVQTVRAVWTDEQWELHFVCKMRVETPETPGEKTAGVDLGICNTAAISVGDETLLYPGNALKEDAHYFRQQEYETAGENGPSDHAEWARQKKSRRQAHFLHAVSKDIVEQCAGRNVGTIAVGHPKNIREDEDWGRHGNKRLHDWAFETLLSHLEYKAQERGIDVERVDEAGLKTSKTCCECGTEADSNRVERGLYVCANCELVANSDLNAAENMRATVTPNPTQDRSNGCLAQPSVRLFDKSTGRVAPQEQVVP, from the coding sequence ATGTCGAATCAGGGTGTCACTCGGACACTCAAAGCGAGCATCAGTAACCACTCGCAAGTCTGTGACGACCTCGATTCGCATGGCTTTGCCGCGTCGAAACTGTGGAACGTCGGGCGATGGACGATTTCGCGTGTCTGGGACGCTATCGGACACATTCCAGACGCCGACGAACTCTGTTCGTACCTCAAATCCCACGAACGCTACGCAGACCTACACAGCCAATCTAGTCAACGAGTTCTTCAGGAACTCGGGGAGGCGTTCGTCTCGTGGTACGAACAGGACGACCCAGACGCGAATCCACCCGGCTACCGCAAACACGGCGACGACCACCCGCGCTCAACGGTGACGTGGAAAAACCAGGGCTTCAAACTCGACACCCAGTATAATCGTGTCCGTCTCTCCAAAGGCACGAACATGAAAGAGTCGCGCTACGCCGCTGACTACATCCTCTGTGAATACACGCTCCAGACGGACGAGCAGACACTCAACGCTGTTGAAAGCGTCCAGACGGTGCGTGCTGTCTGGACCGACGAGCAGTGGGAACTACACTTCGTCTGTAAAATGCGGGTTGAGACGCCTGAGACGCCCGGTGAAAAAACAGCAGGTGTTGACCTTGGTATCTGTAACACGGCGGCAATCTCTGTTGGTGATGAGACACTGCTGTATCCGGGGAACGCGCTGAAAGAAGACGCCCACTACTTCCGACAGCAAGAATACGAGACGGCAGGCGAGAACGGTCCGAGCGACCACGCAGAGTGGGCGCGACAGAAGAAATCCCGGCGGCAAGCGCATTTCCTGCACGCGGTATCGAAAGACATCGTTGAGCAGTGTGCTGGACGAAATGTTGGGACGATAGCAGTTGGCCATCCGAAGAACATCCGTGAGGATGAAGACTGGGGACGACACGGCAACAAGCGACTACACGACTGGGCGTTCGAGACGCTTCTCAGCCACCTCGAGTACAAAGCCCAAGAGCGGGGCATCGACGTAGAGCGTGTCGACGAAGCAGGGCTGAAAACGTCGAAAACCTGCTGTGAGTGTGGGACGGAAGCTGACTCGAATCGAGTCGAGCGTGGGTTGTATGTGTGTGCAAACTGCGAGTTGGTCGCCAACAGCGACCTGAACGCGGCAGAGAATATGCGAGCGACGGTGACTCCGAATCCGACACAGGATAGGAGTAACGGCTGTTTGGCTCAGCCTTCGGTACGCCTGTTCGACAAATCCACGGGGCGAGTCGCCCCACAAGAACAGGTTGTCCCGTGA
- a CDS encoding TRAM domain-containing protein yields the protein MTEIPDPLRTLYSASIEKQDGTYTIEVPLQEIEHGAVEPGETYRIAILESTETDTSSQQPSRPAPAPTADADEPTGPPVDEGEIREVTVETVGDQGDGIAKVERGYVIIVPDAAPGDEPTVEIQQVRENVAFADVVGHE from the coding sequence ATGACAGAAATACCCGACCCCCTCCGCACGCTGTACAGTGCGTCAATCGAAAAGCAAGACGGAACGTACACTATCGAAGTTCCGCTGCAGGAAATCGAACATGGCGCAGTGGAACCTGGCGAGACGTATCGCATTGCGATTCTTGAGTCAACAGAGACGGACACGTCGTCCCAACAGCCGTCGCGGCCGGCACCCGCACCGACTGCTGACGCCGACGAGCCGACGGGGCCGCCTGTGGATGAAGGCGAGATCAGAGAGGTTACCGTCGAAACGGTCGGCGACCAGGGCGACGGCATCGCGAAGGTCGAGCGCGGCTACGTTATCATCGTCCCCGACGCGGCCCCCGGCGATGAGCCGACTGTCGAAATCCAGCAGGTTCGGGAGAACGTCGCCTTCGCGGATGTCGTCGGCCACGAGTAG